The following proteins are co-located in the Motilibacter rhizosphaerae genome:
- the ruvC gene encoding crossover junction endodeoxyribonuclease RuvC encodes MRVLGVDPGLTRCGIGVVEGVPGRPPALVDVGVIRTPADAAIGLRLVLLERGIEEWLDRAQPEAVAVERVFSQHNVRTVMGTAQASAVAITCAARRGLPVALHTPSEVKAAITGSGRADKAQVAAMVVRVLRLDAAPKPADASDALALAVCHVWRGAAQQRLASALAAHR; translated from the coding sequence GTGCGCGTGCTGGGAGTCGACCCCGGGCTGACCCGGTGCGGCATCGGGGTCGTCGAGGGGGTGCCGGGCCGCCCGCCTGCGCTCGTCGACGTCGGGGTGATCCGCACACCGGCCGACGCAGCGATCGGGCTGCGCCTGGTGCTGCTCGAGCGCGGCATCGAGGAGTGGCTGGACCGCGCGCAGCCGGAGGCCGTCGCGGTGGAGCGGGTCTTCAGCCAGCACAACGTGCGCACGGTCATGGGCACGGCCCAGGCCAGCGCCGTCGCCATCACCTGCGCGGCACGGCGCGGACTGCCCGTCGCCCTCCACACCCCGAGCGAGGTGAAGGCCGCGATCACCGGCTCCGGACGGGCCGACAAGGCGCAGGTGGCGGCCATGGTCGTGCGCGTGCTGCGCCTCGACGCGGCGCCCAAGCCCGCCGACGCCAGCGACGCGCTGGCGCTGGCGGTCTGCCACGTCTGGCGCGGCGCCGCCCAGCAGCGGCTGGCGAGCGCGCTGGCGGCGCACCGGTGA
- the ruvB gene encoding Holliday junction branch migration DNA helicase RuvB, translating to MSTDRLVGGAADDEERAVEAALRPTSLDEFIGQDRVRDQLGLVLDAARARGKTADHVLLSGGPGLGKTTLAMIIAGEMGAPLRLTSGPAITHAGDLAAILSSLNEGEVLFLDEIHRLARPAEEMLYMAMEDFRVDVVVGKGPGATAIPLELPPFTLVGATTRAGLLPAPLRDRFGFTAHMDLYEPAELELVLRRSAGLLKVDLRPDGASTVARRSRGTPRIANRLLRRVRDFAEVRGTGVVTGPVASAALEIYEVDELGLDRLDRGVLTALVKLFGGGPVGLSTLAVAVGEEPETVEVVAEPFLVRAGLLARTPRGRIATPAAWHHLGLVPPAPAPVAVALARQDVPLPLDAADDGA from the coding sequence ATGAGCACCGACCGCCTGGTCGGCGGCGCCGCCGACGACGAGGAGCGCGCCGTCGAGGCGGCGCTGCGCCCCACCAGCCTCGACGAGTTCATCGGGCAGGACCGCGTCCGCGACCAGCTCGGGCTCGTCCTCGACGCCGCACGGGCGCGCGGGAAGACCGCGGACCACGTGCTGCTCTCCGGCGGACCGGGGCTCGGCAAGACGACGCTGGCCATGATCATCGCAGGGGAGATGGGCGCGCCGCTGAGGCTCACCAGCGGCCCGGCGATCACGCACGCAGGCGACCTCGCCGCGATCCTCTCCAGCCTCAACGAGGGCGAGGTCCTCTTCCTCGACGAGATCCACCGCCTGGCACGCCCGGCGGAGGAGATGCTCTACATGGCGATGGAGGACTTCCGCGTCGACGTCGTCGTCGGCAAGGGACCCGGCGCGACGGCGATCCCGCTCGAGCTGCCGCCGTTCACGCTCGTGGGCGCGACGACCCGCGCGGGTCTGCTGCCCGCGCCGCTGCGCGACCGCTTCGGCTTCACCGCGCACATGGACCTCTACGAGCCGGCCGAGCTCGAGCTGGTCCTGCGCCGCAGCGCCGGCCTGCTCAAGGTCGACCTGCGCCCGGACGGTGCCTCGACCGTCGCCCGCCGCTCGCGGGGCACCCCCCGCATCGCCAACCGGCTGCTCCGCCGCGTACGCGACTTCGCGGAGGTCCGCGGCACCGGCGTCGTCACCGGCCCCGTCGCCAGCGCGGCCCTCGAGATCTACGAGGTCGACGAGCTGGGCCTCGACCGGCTCGACCGCGGCGTGCTCACCGCGCTCGTCAAGCTGTTCGGCGGTGGTCCGGTCGGCCTGTCCACGCTGGCCGTCGCGGTCGGCGAGGAGCCCGAGACGGTCGAGGTCGTCGCCGAGCCGTTCCTCGTGCGCGCGGGGCTGCTGGCCCGTACGCCACGGGGGCGGATCGCCACGCCGGCCGCGTGGCACCACCTGGGGCTCGTGCCCCCGGCGCCCGCGCCAGTCGCCGTGGCGCTGGCGCGCCAGGACGTGCCCCTGCCGCTCGACGCCGCCGACGACGGCGCCTGA
- the ruvA gene encoding Holliday junction branch migration protein RuvA, whose product MIAYVAGRVAALTLDTAVVEVGGVGLAVRCTPGTLAGLRVGETGRLSTTLIVREDDLTLYGFADDDERGTFETVQTVSGIGPRIAQALLAVLTPDALRRAVADEDLTALMRVPGIGKKGAQRLVLELKDKLGAPSGPELPQQASGGGEPWRDQVAEALTGLGYSAKDAESALESVAPLAEDGADVGALLRAALRGLSRA is encoded by the coding sequence GTGATCGCGTACGTCGCGGGCCGGGTCGCCGCGCTCACCCTGGACACCGCCGTCGTCGAGGTCGGCGGCGTGGGGCTCGCCGTCCGCTGCACCCCGGGGACCCTCGCGGGGCTGCGCGTGGGGGAGACCGGACGGCTGTCGACGACGCTCATCGTCCGCGAGGACGACCTCACGCTCTACGGCTTCGCCGACGACGACGAGCGCGGCACCTTCGAGACCGTGCAGACCGTCAGCGGCATCGGCCCGCGGATCGCCCAGGCGCTGCTCGCCGTGCTCACCCCGGACGCCCTGCGCCGGGCCGTCGCCGACGAGGACCTCACCGCGCTGATGCGCGTGCCCGGCATCGGGAAGAAGGGCGCGCAGCGCCTCGTCCTCGAGCTCAAGGACAAGCTCGGCGCGCCGAGCGGCCCGGAGCTGCCCCAGCAGGCGAGCGGGGGCGGTGAGCCGTGGCGCGACCAGGTCGCCGAGGCGCTGACCGGCCTCGGCTACAGCGCGAAGGACGCGGAGTCGGCGCTCGAGTCCGTCGCCCCGCTGGCCGAGGACGGCGCCGATGTCGGAGCGCTGCTGCGGGCGGCGCTGCGCGGGCTGAGCCGGGCGTGA
- a CDS encoding DUF349 domain-containing protein, with protein MASSEFGRVAEDGTVYVTVGDVERPVGSYPGATPEEALAYFARKYDALDAEVTLLEQRVAKSEVALKDVDASVERLRIAVATANAVGDLAGLSTRLDSLAERAAARRVEADAARAQAREKAREDKERIVTEAEGLATATSWKASGDRFRELLDEWKKAPRLDRRADDELWKRFSAARSTFDKSRRAHFASLDAERAEIKARKEALVRKAEELSTSTEWGETAAAYRDLMQQWKTSGRAGRDDEEALWQRFRTAQDVFFAARNATFDVRDQEFRGNLEQKEALVVEAEGLLPITDHRTARRALRSIGERWEAIGHVPRGDRDRIEGRLRRVEDAVRDAEQAEWRRTNPEARARAEATVNQLQQSIAQLETKAEKARTAGKAKDVADAEAAIEARRSWLTEAEKALAEFTA; from the coding sequence ATGGCCAGCAGCGAGTTCGGCCGCGTCGCCGAGGACGGCACCGTCTACGTGACCGTCGGTGACGTCGAGCGGCCCGTCGGCTCCTACCCCGGGGCGACGCCGGAGGAGGCGCTGGCCTACTTCGCGCGCAAGTACGACGCGCTCGACGCCGAGGTGACCCTGCTGGAGCAGCGGGTCGCCAAGTCCGAGGTGGCGCTCAAGGACGTCGACGCCTCGGTCGAGCGGCTGCGCATCGCGGTCGCGACCGCCAACGCCGTGGGTGACCTCGCCGGTCTCTCGACGCGGCTCGACTCCCTCGCGGAGCGGGCGGCCGCCCGCCGCGTCGAGGCCGACGCCGCTCGGGCACAGGCACGCGAGAAGGCGCGCGAGGACAAGGAGCGGATCGTCACCGAGGCGGAGGGCCTCGCCACCGCGACGTCCTGGAAGGCGAGCGGCGACCGCTTCCGCGAGCTGCTCGACGAGTGGAAGAAGGCGCCGCGCCTCGACCGCCGCGCAGACGACGAGCTGTGGAAGCGCTTCAGCGCAGCGCGTTCGACGTTCGACAAGTCGCGGCGGGCCCACTTCGCGTCGCTCGACGCCGAGCGCGCGGAGATCAAGGCGCGCAAGGAAGCGCTGGTGCGCAAGGCCGAGGAGCTCTCTACCTCCACCGAGTGGGGCGAGACCGCCGCCGCCTACCGCGACCTCATGCAGCAGTGGAAGACGTCGGGCCGCGCCGGCCGCGACGACGAAGAGGCGCTGTGGCAGCGCTTCCGCACCGCGCAGGACGTGTTCTTCGCCGCGCGCAACGCGACCTTCGACGTCCGCGACCAGGAGTTCCGCGGCAACCTCGAGCAGAAGGAGGCCCTGGTCGTCGAGGCCGAGGGCCTGCTCCCCATCACCGACCACCGCACCGCACGGCGCGCCCTGCGCTCCATCGGCGAGCGCTGGGAGGCCATCGGCCACGTGCCGCGCGGCGACCGCGACCGCATCGAGGGCCGGCTGCGCCGCGTCGAGGACGCCGTCCGCGACGCCGAGCAGGCGGAGTGGCGGCGGACGAACCCCGAGGCGCGCGCCCGCGCCGAGGCCACCGTGAACCAGCTGCAGCAGTCGATCGCGCAGCTGGAGACGAAGGCGGAGAAGGCGCGCACGGCCGGCAAGGCGAAGGACGTCGCCGACGCCGAGGCCGCCATCGAGGCCCGCCGCTCCTGGCTGACGGAGGCCGAGAAGGCGCTGGCGGAGTTCACCGCCTGA
- the secF gene encoding protein translocase subunit SecF — translation MSRLGDVGGRLYRGDVSYDFVGNQKRWYAISGVILVVTIAALFLRPLQLGIEFKGGAEFRVPGATSCSLPDARSTVSSITGTEVVATEIGAGGNRTLRIQTETIKPDQRVAIQNALAKTCGVKADDVNTQSISGSWGRDISKKALQGLIIFLVLVAVYMAIAFREWKMSAAALVALAHDLVITAGVYALSGFEVTPATVTGLLTILGYSLYDTVVVFDKVRENTAGITAGNRYSYSDAANLAVNQTLVRSVNTSLIALLPVAGILFVGAGLLGAGALKDIALALFVGIAAGTYSSIFIATPLLADLKEREPAMRALRKRVAARKAAPAPVPAAAAAAAPVGGSTALVLEDEPADEESSAVAPRPRTQAQRRPGGQRPQQRRGGRKR, via the coding sequence ATGTCCCGGCTCGGTGACGTCGGCGGCCGCCTCTACCGCGGTGACGTCTCGTACGACTTCGTCGGCAACCAGAAGCGCTGGTACGCCATCAGCGGGGTGATCCTCGTCGTGACCATCGCGGCGCTGTTCCTCCGCCCCCTGCAGCTCGGCATCGAGTTCAAGGGCGGCGCGGAGTTCCGCGTCCCGGGAGCGACCTCCTGCTCGCTGCCCGACGCGCGCAGCACGGTCTCGTCCATCACGGGGACCGAGGTCGTCGCGACGGAGATCGGCGCCGGCGGCAACCGCACCCTGCGCATCCAGACCGAGACGATCAAGCCCGACCAGCGGGTGGCGATCCAGAACGCCCTCGCGAAGACCTGCGGGGTCAAGGCCGACGACGTCAACACGCAGTCGATCAGCGGCTCGTGGGGCCGGGACATCTCGAAGAAGGCCCTGCAGGGCCTGATCATCTTCCTCGTCCTGGTCGCGGTCTACATGGCGATCGCGTTCCGCGAGTGGAAGATGTCCGCGGCCGCGCTGGTCGCGCTGGCCCACGACCTCGTCATCACCGCGGGCGTCTACGCGCTGTCGGGCTTCGAAGTCACGCCGGCGACCGTCACCGGCCTGCTCACCATCCTCGGCTACTCGCTCTACGACACCGTCGTCGTCTTCGACAAGGTGCGCGAGAACACCGCCGGCATCACCGCCGGCAACCGCTACAGCTACAGCGACGCGGCCAACCTGGCGGTCAACCAGACGCTCGTCCGCTCGGTCAACACGAGCCTCATCGCGCTGCTCCCGGTCGCGGGCATCCTGTTCGTCGGCGCCGGTCTGCTCGGCGCGGGTGCGCTGAAGGACATCGCGCTCGCGCTGTTCGTCGGCATCGCGGCCGGCACGTACTCCTCGATCTTCATCGCCACGCCGCTGCTCGCCGACCTCAAGGAGCGCGAGCCCGCGATGCGGGCCCTGCGCAAGCGGGTGGCTGCCCGCAAGGCCGCCCCCGCGCCGGTGCCCGCGGCCGCTGCCGCCGCAGCTCCCGTCGGGGGCTCTACCGCGCTGGTGCTCGAGGACGAGCCCGCCGACGAGGAGTCCTCCGCAGTCGCGCCGCGCCCGCGCACCCAGGCGCAGCGCCGACCCGGGGGCCAGCGCCCGCAGCAGCGTCGCGGCGGCCGCAAGCGGTGA
- a CDS encoding RelA/SpoT family protein — MADERVATVESDRAEDGTPADAPASAPKPAADGSVSAARVRKRLARLGAQRSTNPVLEPLFRTVRATHPKADLRDLERAYDIAERCHRGQRRRSGDPYITHPLAVATILAELGMTVPTLCAALLHDTVEDTEYTLVQLRGDFGDEIAALVDGVTKLDKVKYGEAAQAETVRKMVVAMSRDIRVLVIKLADRLHNARTWRYIPAEKAERKARETLEIYAPLAHRLGMNTIKWELEDLSFATLYPKMYDEIVRLVADRAPSRDEYLARVIDLVTSDLRDSKIKCVVTGRPKHYYSVYQKMIVRGRDFADIYDLVGVRILVDSVRDCYAVLGSVHARWNPVPGRFKDYIAMPKFNLYQSLHTTVIGPDGKPVELQIRTHAMHRRAEYGVAAHWKYKEEARPSGAAESGSNDMPWLRQLLDWQRETEDPGEFLDSLRFDLQTSEVFVFTPKGDVIALPAGSTPVDFAYAVHTEVGHRCIGARVNGRLVPLESTLENGDAVEIFTSKAAGAGPSRDWLGFVASPRARNKIRHWFSKERREEAIEQGKDQLARALRKQNLPIQRLLSSEALTGLAAELRYPDISSLYAAIGENHVSAQSVVSKLVVLFGGEEGAEEDIAEATVPTSPRVARGRARPAGDPGVIVSGAPDVWIKLARCCTPVPGDPIVGFVTRGNGVSVHRGDCVNVVGEALDPDRMVDVEWAPTSNSVFLVAIQVEALDRSRLLSDVTRALSDQHVNILSASVTTTRDRVAVSRFTFEMGDPTHLGHVLRAVRGVEGVYDVYRVTSTAPALA, encoded by the coding sequence GTGGCGGACGAGCGTGTCGCGACGGTCGAGTCCGACCGAGCGGAGGACGGCACGCCCGCTGACGCCCCGGCGAGCGCCCCCAAGCCCGCGGCCGACGGCTCCGTCAGCGCCGCGCGCGTCCGCAAGCGGCTCGCCCGCCTCGGTGCGCAGCGCAGCACCAACCCGGTCCTCGAGCCGCTGTTCCGGACCGTTCGCGCGACGCACCCCAAGGCCGACCTGCGCGACCTCGAGCGGGCCTACGACATCGCCGAGCGGTGCCACCGCGGCCAGCGGCGGCGCAGCGGCGACCCGTACATCACGCACCCGCTCGCGGTCGCCACCATCCTCGCCGAGCTCGGCATGACGGTGCCGACGCTGTGCGCGGCGCTGCTGCACGACACCGTCGAGGACACCGAGTACACCCTCGTCCAGCTGCGCGGCGACTTCGGCGACGAGATCGCCGCGCTCGTCGACGGCGTCACCAAGCTCGACAAGGTGAAGTACGGCGAGGCCGCCCAGGCCGAGACCGTCCGCAAGATGGTCGTCGCGATGTCGCGCGACATCCGCGTGCTCGTCATCAAGCTGGCCGACCGGCTGCACAACGCCCGCACCTGGCGCTACATCCCGGCGGAGAAGGCGGAGCGCAAGGCGCGCGAGACCCTCGAGATCTACGCGCCGCTGGCGCACCGGCTCGGCATGAACACCATCAAGTGGGAGCTCGAGGACCTCTCGTTCGCGACGCTCTACCCGAAGATGTACGACGAGATCGTCCGCCTCGTCGCCGACCGCGCGCCCAGCCGTGACGAGTACCTCGCCCGCGTCATCGACCTCGTCACCAGCGACCTGCGCGACTCGAAGATCAAGTGCGTGGTGACGGGCCGGCCGAAGCACTACTACTCCGTCTACCAGAAGATGATCGTGCGCGGCCGCGACTTCGCCGACATCTACGACCTCGTCGGCGTGCGCATCCTCGTCGACAGCGTCCGCGACTGCTACGCGGTCCTCGGCTCGGTGCACGCGCGGTGGAACCCCGTGCCCGGGCGGTTCAAGGACTACATCGCGATGCCCAAGTTCAACCTCTACCAGTCGCTGCACACGACGGTGATCGGGCCGGACGGCAAGCCCGTCGAGCTGCAGATCCGCACGCACGCGATGCACCGCCGCGCGGAGTACGGCGTCGCCGCCCACTGGAAGTACAAGGAGGAGGCGCGCCCCAGCGGCGCCGCGGAGAGCGGCAGCAACGACATGCCGTGGCTGCGCCAGCTGCTCGACTGGCAGCGCGAGACCGAGGACCCGGGGGAGTTCCTCGACTCGCTGCGCTTCGACCTGCAGACCTCCGAGGTCTTCGTCTTCACGCCCAAGGGCGACGTCATCGCCCTGCCCGCGGGCTCGACGCCGGTGGACTTCGCGTACGCCGTGCACACCGAGGTCGGGCACCGCTGCATCGGCGCCCGCGTGAACGGGCGGCTCGTGCCGCTCGAGTCGACGCTGGAGAACGGCGACGCGGTCGAGATCTTCACCTCGAAGGCCGCTGGTGCCGGACCGTCGAGGGACTGGCTGGGCTTCGTCGCCTCGCCGCGTGCCCGCAACAAGATCCGCCACTGGTTCTCCAAGGAGCGCCGCGAGGAGGCGATCGAGCAGGGCAAGGACCAGCTCGCGCGCGCCCTACGCAAGCAGAACCTCCCGATCCAGCGGCTGCTCTCCAGCGAGGCGCTGACCGGGCTGGCCGCCGAGCTGCGCTACCCGGACATCTCCTCGCTCTACGCCGCGATCGGCGAGAACCACGTCTCCGCCCAGTCCGTCGTCAGCAAGCTCGTCGTGCTGTTCGGCGGCGAGGAGGGCGCCGAGGAGGACATCGCCGAGGCGACGGTCCCGACCTCGCCCCGCGTCGCCCGCGGGCGGGCCCGGCCGGCCGGTGACCCCGGCGTCATCGTCTCTGGTGCGCCGGACGTCTGGATCAAGCTGGCCCGCTGCTGCACGCCCGTGCCGGGCGACCCGATCGTCGGCTTCGTGACGCGCGGCAACGGCGTCTCCGTGCACCGCGGCGACTGCGTCAACGTCGTCGGCGAGGCGCTCGACCCCGACCGCATGGTCGACGTCGAGTGGGCTCCGACCTCAAACTCGGTCTTCCTCGTCGCGATCCAGGTCGAGGCGCTCGACCGCTCGCGGCTGCTGTCGGACGTCACCCGTGCGCTGTCCGACCAGCACGTCAACATCCTCTCCGCATCGGTGACGACGACCCGCGACCGCGTCGCGGTCTCCCGCTTCACCTTCGAGATGGGCGACCCCACACACCTCGGGCACGTGCTCCGCGCCGTACGCGGTGTCGAGGGCGTCTACGACGTCTACCGCGTGACGAGCACCGCCCCCGCGCTCGCCTGA
- a CDS encoding adenine phosphoribosyltransferase, which yields MSDERAAYLASLVRDVPDFPKPGVLFKDVSPLLADPRGFRTVVDALAEAGEGVDLVAGIEARGFVLGAPVAYALGVGFVPLRKAGKLPGPTVSVSYQLEYATAEIEARAETVPQGARVLLVDDVLATGGTLVAGAQLLERCGAAVERAAVLLEIGPLGGRDRLGGFPLTALLTV from the coding sequence GTGAGCGACGAGCGCGCGGCGTACCTCGCGAGCCTGGTCCGCGACGTCCCCGACTTCCCGAAGCCGGGCGTGCTGTTCAAGGACGTCTCGCCGTTGCTCGCCGACCCGCGGGGCTTCCGGACCGTGGTCGACGCACTCGCCGAGGCGGGGGAGGGCGTCGACCTCGTCGCCGGCATCGAGGCGCGCGGGTTCGTCCTCGGCGCGCCCGTGGCCTACGCGCTCGGCGTCGGCTTCGTGCCGCTGCGCAAGGCCGGCAAGCTGCCCGGGCCGACCGTGAGCGTGTCCTACCAGCTGGAGTACGCCACGGCGGAGATCGAGGCCCGCGCCGAGACCGTGCCGCAGGGCGCCCGGGTCCTCCTCGTGGACGACGTCCTCGCGACCGGCGGGACGCTCGTCGCCGGCGCGCAGCTGCTCGAGCGGTGCGGGGCCGCGGTCGAGCGGGCCGCCGTGCTGCTCGAGATCGGGCCCCTCGGCGGCCGCGACCGGCTCGGCGGCTTCCCGCTGACCGCGCTGCTCACGGTCTAG
- the secD gene encoding protein translocase subunit SecD produces MARSQQSRSTRPGKALGLMVLVLAVLFGGIGLGVAFGKDASWAPKLGLDLEGGSTITLTPQATQGSKVTGESINEAISIIRQRIDAAGVGESEVTAQGTGTGRSIVVSVPGKQDNALLKAASQTAQLRIRQVLATASDPSAAATASPSASSSAGSATGSASATASASASASPSPSTSGQGRAPSAALAAATPSASGAAITATAATATPAASPTETTVAASAAASAPASSAAAVPVTPASDLPALAKQLAAQAAAGQDVTAALAGAQCPPGDQVPYDQDDANSPVITCYAGGKFLLAKADLVGKDVSDAYGEPEPDSRGNATNTWQVTLKFTGAGATKWGNLTERVSSQALQNAQLNYISVELDGKIISNATVTQRLGGDSRITGNFSVSQAQQLGRQIKFGALPLSFTQSDVQTVSASLGSDQLRGGLIAGGIGLLLVVLYSLLYYRGLGLISVASLVVSAVTTYGLVAFLSNQMGYRLSLPGIAGLIVAIGITADSFIVYFERLRDEVREGRTLRVAVETGWSRARRTILTADFVSFLAAAVLYVISVGSVKGFAFTLGLTTIVDVVIVFLFTKPLVTLAARHDFFTGGHPWSGLDPRRLGAKPRAAVAAPARPTRPSLSKEA; encoded by the coding sequence GTGGCCAGGAGCCAGCAGTCGCGGAGCACCAGGCCCGGCAAGGCCCTGGGGCTCATGGTGCTCGTGCTCGCCGTGCTCTTCGGCGGCATCGGGCTGGGCGTCGCCTTCGGCAAGGACGCGAGCTGGGCCCCGAAGCTCGGCCTCGACCTCGAGGGCGGCAGCACGATCACGCTGACCCCGCAGGCGACCCAGGGCAGCAAGGTCACCGGCGAGAGCATCAACGAGGCGATCAGCATCATCCGCCAGCGCATCGACGCGGCGGGTGTCGGCGAGAGCGAGGTGACCGCGCAGGGCACGGGCACCGGGCGCAGCATCGTCGTCTCGGTCCCCGGCAAGCAGGACAACGCACTGCTCAAGGCCGCCTCGCAGACCGCCCAGCTGCGCATCCGCCAGGTCCTCGCGACCGCGAGCGACCCCTCCGCCGCCGCGACGGCCTCGCCGAGCGCCTCCTCCTCCGCGGGGTCGGCGACGGGCAGCGCCAGCGCGACCGCCAGTGCCTCGGCGAGCGCGAGCCCGAGCCCCTCCACCAGCGGCCAGGGCCGGGCGCCGTCCGCTGCGCTCGCCGCCGCGACCCCGTCGGCGAGCGGTGCGGCCATCACCGCCACGGCTGCCACCGCCACCCCGGCTGCGTCGCCCACGGAGACGACGGTCGCCGCGAGCGCGGCGGCCAGTGCGCCGGCCTCCAGCGCCGCCGCGGTCCCGGTCACCCCGGCCTCCGACCTGCCCGCCCTCGCCAAGCAGCTCGCCGCGCAGGCGGCCGCCGGGCAGGACGTCACGGCCGCGCTCGCCGGCGCGCAGTGCCCGCCCGGCGACCAGGTGCCCTACGACCAGGACGACGCGAACTCCCCCGTCATCACCTGCTACGCGGGCGGCAAGTTCCTCCTCGCCAAGGCCGACCTCGTCGGCAAGGACGTGTCCGACGCCTACGGTGAGCCCGAGCCCGACTCCCGCGGCAACGCCACCAACACGTGGCAGGTCACGCTGAAGTTCACCGGCGCCGGCGCGACGAAGTGGGGCAACCTGACCGAGCGCGTCTCGTCGCAGGCCCTGCAGAACGCGCAGCTCAACTACATCTCGGTCGAGCTCGACGGCAAGATCATCTCCAACGCGACCGTCACCCAGCGGCTCGGCGGCGACTCGCGCATCACCGGCAACTTCTCGGTGTCGCAGGCGCAGCAGCTGGGCCGGCAGATCAAGTTCGGTGCGCTGCCGCTGTCGTTCACGCAGAGCGACGTCCAGACGGTCTCGGCCTCGCTCGGCTCCGACCAGCTGCGCGGCGGGCTCATCGCCGGCGGCATCGGCCTGCTGCTCGTCGTCCTCTACTCGCTGCTCTACTACCGCGGCCTCGGCCTCATCAGCGTCGCGAGCCTCGTGGTGTCCGCCGTGACGACGTACGGCCTGGTGGCCTTCCTGTCGAACCAGATGGGCTACCGGCTGAGCCTGCCGGGCATCGCCGGTCTCATCGTCGCGATCGGCATCACCGCCGACTCGTTCATCGTCTACTTCGAGCGCCTGCGCGACGAGGTGCGGGAGGGCCGTACCCTCCGGGTCGCGGTCGAGACCGGCTGGAGCCGCGCGCGCCGCACGATCCTCACCGCCGACTTCGTCTCGTTCCTCGCGGCCGCGGTCCTCTACGTCATCTCGGTCGGCAGCGTGAAGGGCTTCGCGTTCACCCTCGGGCTGACGACGATCGTCGACGTGGTCATCGTCTTCCTGTTCACCAAGCCGCTCGTGACCCTGGCCGCCCGGCACGACTTCTTCACCGGCGGGCACCCCTGGTCCGGCCTCGACCCGAGGCGCCTCGGGGCGAAGCCGCGCGCCGCGGTCGCAGCCCCCGCGCGGCCCACCCGTCCCTCGCTCTCGAAGGAGGCCTGA
- a CDS encoding type IV toxin-antitoxin system AbiEi family antitoxin domain-containing protein: MRPFTTAQFLQHGSYEELRRRVRDGDVRRVTKGVYLPAGAPDDIVTRLQVAALVLPEGGVLARRGAAWAYGIDARPPGTEREALVLEVAVPRGVQPVRRAGLRCFVEDLAAGDVHRLDGVPVTTPLRTAADLARWLPRPDALAALDALSRSGALDRTGLARELDRWTGYAHVRQARELAALVEPRSESWGESTTRLRLHDAGFPAPAAQVEVIVGRRRFRLDLAWTRLRKALEYDGQEWHSSAKQRRRDEERRRLLGSVGWEVAVVTKEHVLGRGRHFEEVVARLLGVVPERLAS; this comes from the coding sequence GTGCGCCCCTTCACCACCGCTCAGTTCCTGCAGCACGGCTCCTACGAGGAGCTGCGCCGGCGCGTACGCGACGGGGACGTCCGCCGTGTCACCAAGGGCGTCTACCTCCCCGCCGGAGCCCCCGACGACATCGTCACGCGCCTGCAGGTCGCCGCACTGGTCCTGCCCGAGGGCGGGGTGCTCGCCCGTCGGGGTGCGGCGTGGGCGTACGGCATCGACGCCCGGCCGCCAGGCACCGAGCGGGAGGCCCTCGTCCTCGAGGTCGCGGTGCCGCGGGGCGTGCAGCCGGTACGCCGGGCGGGCCTGCGCTGCTTCGTCGAGGACCTGGCAGCCGGCGACGTCCACCGGCTCGACGGTGTCCCCGTCACCACGCCGCTGCGCACGGCGGCAGATCTTGCTCGCTGGCTGCCGCGCCCTGACGCCCTCGCTGCGCTGGACGCCCTGAGCCGCAGCGGCGCACTGGACCGTACGGGCCTCGCCAGAGAGCTCGACCGGTGGACGGGCTACGCGCATGTGCGGCAGGCGCGGGAGTTGGCCGCCCTGGTGGAGCCGCGCAGCGAGTCCTGGGGCGAGTCGACGACCCGCCTCCGGCTGCACGACGCCGGGTTCCCGGCGCCCGCCGCGCAGGTGGAGGTCATCGTCGGGCGCCGCAGGTTCCGGCTCGACCTCGCGTGGACCCGGCTGCGCAAGGCCCTCGAGTACGACGGGCAGGAGTGGCACTCGAGCGCGAAGCAGCGGCGCCGCGACGAGGAGCGCCGGCGCCTGCTGGGGTCGGTCGGGTGGGAGGTCGCCGTCGTGACGAAGGAGCACGTGCTCGGCCGGGGACGGCACTTCGAGGAGGTCGTGGCCCGGCTGCTCGGAGTAGTGCCCGAGCGGCTCGCCAGCTGA